Proteins co-encoded in one Romeriopsis navalis LEGE 11480 genomic window:
- a CDS encoding site-2 protease family protein, giving the protein MQTQNARRVGSLFKIPLFLDPSWFLIVAWITVSDGLQWQGRWGAPVAFSAGLAMALLLFTSVLLHELGHSLVAKRQGITVNSITLFLFGGVAAIEDEPKTPGQMFQVAAAGPLVSFALFILFGATVLLAPLPGGLFGQVASVILMRVASLNLTLTIFNLIPGLPLDGGQMLKAWIWKRSDSYLKGSHTAAKTGKWLGWGIMGLGAADMLGLTRALNLPYIGGLWAILIGSFMLRNAERYNQLADLQESLVNLKASDAMTRDFRVLPAGESLREFADTYVLAATHPVAYFAASDGRYRGLVEM; this is encoded by the coding sequence ATGCAAACCCAAAATGCCCGCCGTGTTGGTTCGCTATTTAAAATCCCGTTATTTCTTGATCCAAGCTGGTTTTTGATTGTGGCTTGGATTACGGTTTCGGATGGGTTGCAGTGGCAAGGCCGTTGGGGTGCCCCTGTAGCGTTTAGTGCGGGACTGGCAATGGCGCTGCTCTTGTTCACTTCTGTGTTGCTGCATGAGTTGGGTCACAGCCTGGTGGCGAAACGGCAGGGAATTACGGTGAACTCCATTACGCTGTTTCTATTTGGTGGGGTGGCGGCGATCGAAGATGAGCCGAAAACGCCAGGGCAGATGTTTCAGGTAGCAGCGGCGGGACCATTAGTCAGTTTTGCGCTATTTATCTTGTTTGGTGCGACCGTCTTACTTGCACCGTTGCCCGGTGGGTTGTTTGGGCAAGTTGCAAGCGTGATTTTGATGCGCGTTGCTAGTCTGAATCTCACCCTGACGATATTTAATCTGATTCCAGGTTTACCTCTAGATGGTGGCCAGATGCTGAAAGCCTGGATCTGGAAGCGATCGGATAGCTATCTCAAAGGCTCCCATACGGCGGCAAAAACCGGTAAGTGGTTGGGTTGGGGGATTATGGGCTTAGGCGCAGCGGATATGCTGGGCTTGACTCGTGCGTTGAATTTGCCCTATATCGGTGGTTTATGGGCGATTCTGATTGGCTCATTTATGCTACGGAATGCCGAGCGCTATAACCAGTTAGCTGATTTACAGGAAAGTTTGGTCAATTTGAAAGCCAGTGATGCGATGACCCGTGATTTTCGGGTGCTCCCAGCGGGAGAATCATTGCGGGAGTTTGCTGATACCTATGTGTTGGCGGCGACGCATCCGGTCGCCTACTTTGCGGCTTCTGATGGGCGTTACCGTGGCTTGGTCGAAATGGA
- a CDS encoding phosphoribosylanthranilate isomerase — protein MSLRVKICGITRPDQGATIAALGANALGFICVQQSPRFVDAIQIQQIQQQLPPSIARIGVFMDTDVETIAQVVKIGGLTAVQLHGGESVEDCQAIRDRLPQIELIKALRIRRTWELEMAADYTPAVDWLLLDAYHPEMGGGTGKTLNWESLQSFKPDKPWFLAGGLRPDNIKQALKLIQPDGIDLSSGVEITPGEKDLVAVQSLFAHINGA, from the coding sequence ATGTCATTGCGCGTCAAAATTTGTGGAATTACCCGGCCCGACCAAGGCGCGACGATCGCCGCACTCGGGGCAAATGCATTGGGGTTTATTTGCGTGCAACAATCCCCTCGCTTTGTTGATGCAATCCAAATTCAACAAATTCAGCAACAGCTTCCCCCATCGATTGCGCGGATTGGCGTTTTTATGGATACAGACGTCGAGACTATCGCCCAAGTTGTCAAAATCGGCGGACTAACCGCGGTTCAACTACATGGCGGCGAATCGGTGGAAGACTGTCAAGCAATTCGCGATCGGCTACCGCAGATCGAACTGATCAAGGCTTTGCGTATTCGTCGCACCTGGGAACTCGAGATGGCTGCCGACTATACCCCCGCCGTGGATTGGCTCCTACTGGACGCCTATCATCCCGAAATGGGAGGTGGCACAGGTAAAACCCTCAACTGGGAATCACTCCAGTCATTCAAACCAGATAAACCATGGTTTCTGGCTGGCGGACTCCGACCCGACAATATCAAGCAAGCACTCAAGCTGATCCAACCCGATGGCATTGATTTATCCAGTGGCGTCGAAATTACGCCCGGCGAAAAAGATCTTGTTGCCGTTCAGTCACTATTTGCACATATTAATGGTGCTTAA
- a CDS encoding HAD hydrolase-like protein, whose translation MITPARKSVVFDFDGTIADSFGISLTVGNQLAQEYGIDPVTPEKLERWRHMSSHDILKEVNLPLLQLPIMLHRFKAALQAEINNFPFILGMRETILELWDQDYILGVVTSNSAENVQQFLNHQGMGHLFEFVESCPYYMGKQHVLKRIARQHQLDRQQMIYVGDETRDVDAAKKFQVQSVAVTWGFNSPTTLSDRQPDHLIDHPRELLKIAAQIN comes from the coding sequence GTGATCACACCCGCACGAAAGTCAGTGGTGTTTGATTTTGATGGCACAATTGCCGATAGCTTTGGAATTAGTTTGACTGTTGGCAATCAATTAGCCCAAGAATACGGCATTGACCCCGTTACCCCAGAAAAGCTTGAACGCTGGCGACATATGAGTTCGCACGACATTCTGAAGGAAGTCAATTTGCCACTGCTGCAGTTACCGATCATGCTGCATCGCTTCAAAGCAGCACTGCAAGCCGAAATTAATAATTTCCCATTTATTTTAGGGATGCGCGAAACGATCCTTGAACTTTGGGACCAAGATTATATCCTTGGCGTTGTCACTTCCAATTCTGCCGAAAATGTCCAGCAGTTTCTGAACCATCAAGGCATGGGGCACTTGTTTGAATTTGTTGAATCCTGCCCTTACTACATGGGGAAGCAACATGTGCTGAAGCGCATTGCCCGCCAACATCAGCTCGATCGCCAACAGATGATTTACGTTGGTGATGAAACACGTGACGTTGATGCCGCGAAGAAATTTCAGGTTCAGTCAGTGGCAGTAACTTGGGGGTTCAATTCGCCAACAACCCTGAGCGATCGCCAACCGGATCATCTAATTGACCACCCCCGTGAATTGCTCAAAATTGCCGCCCAAATTAACTAG
- a CDS encoding PrsW family glutamic-type intramembrane protease produces the protein MVSADLINRLQWFPIVIWSVVPPFSLLLLYHRRIRAAPPVNGAAALFGIGMLAGLMAWGLEHGLWLMVQALPISLRLNPTVPEQTLFSMVLWQAAVTAPAAEACKLAAVVLPLGWLVRRYQRVPAQPSTVLLATIAVALGFAAQTSLVALWYGRESVMNVLLMMPMQMVFSMPWGFALGVGLCRMSRHLEYSTKLTLHGWLAACLCHAAWNGLILFSQTPGRLLLLQSSTNVTAAYLLYGLFPWALWLWWQTERMLMRSQGEVPPRLITARTSGQLMRQYVTIFVCLGFGGAALNSLRDFGNSLKFTWDLRMTFDQLTVIGLGQALLRTVILAVIALYIFMRLRQPSDAS, from the coding sequence ATGGTATCGGCGGACTTAATCAATCGCTTGCAATGGTTCCCGATCGTCATTTGGTCCGTGGTGCCACCGTTTTCACTGTTGCTGCTATACCATCGGCGGATTCGGGCAGCGCCGCCGGTCAACGGTGCGGCCGCACTATTTGGTATTGGGATGTTGGCCGGATTGATGGCCTGGGGGTTGGAGCATGGGTTGTGGTTGATGGTGCAAGCATTGCCCATATCCTTACGCCTGAATCCCACCGTGCCGGAACAGACGCTATTCAGCATGGTGTTGTGGCAAGCCGCAGTCACGGCCCCGGCCGCGGAAGCCTGTAAATTAGCTGCGGTTGTGCTGCCATTAGGTTGGTTGGTGCGCCGCTATCAACGTGTGCCAGCGCAACCGAGCACAGTCCTGTTAGCGACGATCGCTGTGGCGTTAGGTTTTGCCGCGCAAACTAGCTTGGTTGCACTGTGGTACGGCCGTGAATCGGTGATGAATGTGTTGCTTATGATGCCGATGCAGATGGTTTTCAGCATGCCCTGGGGATTTGCCCTTGGGGTGGGTCTCTGTCGGATGAGTCGCCATTTAGAATATTCCACCAAACTCACCCTCCATGGTTGGTTGGCTGCTTGCCTTTGTCATGCTGCTTGGAATGGTCTGATACTGTTTAGCCAAACGCCTGGCCGCTTGCTATTGTTGCAATCCTCAACGAATGTGACCGCGGCTTATTTGCTGTATGGCTTGTTTCCCTGGGCTCTATGGTTATGGTGGCAAACGGAGCGGATGCTGATGCGTTCACAAGGGGAAGTGCCACCCCGCTTAATTACGGCCCGCACATCGGGGCAACTAATGCGGCAGTATGTCACGATATTTGTTTGTTTGGGGTTTGGCGGTGCAGCGCTCAATAGTCTGAGGGATTTTGGCAATAGTTTGAAGTTTACTTGGGATTTACGGATGACCTTTGATCAGCTAACGGTGATCGGTCTGGGCCAAGCACTATTGCGCACAGTGATTTTGGCGGTCATTGCGCTCTATATTTTTATGCGACTACGTCAGCCAAGTGATGCTAGTTAA
- a CDS encoding class I SAM-dependent methyltransferase: MTASLDSRSPLTVRLVNFVLGITPLFAFAKKRARKMMIERAESMGVMWREQAAQLQARDWQMEFDAVNNPQLEYPEYYVKPFHAYNEGNLGWSPATEVELAAYAVHARIWSDSGVNGDPLLRQSFHDVLKQAVVDPPHDMVDLGCGVGMSTFALQDTFPGSQITGADLSPYFLAVAQYRTALRQAGKGNGLQLQVCEPNQQSAPTWVHAAAESTGLPAASYDLVSSCLVFHELPQAVSVQIIQEAKRLLRPGGYLAIMDMNPRSAVFLKMPPYILTLLKSTEPYLDEYFRLDLCEAIVTAGFESPKVVCNTPRHRTIVAQLPSV; the protein is encoded by the coding sequence ATGACCGCATCGCTTGATTCTCGTTCCCCGTTGACTGTACGCTTGGTCAATTTTGTCCTCGGGATTACCCCTTTGTTTGCCTTTGCGAAAAAGCGGGCGCGCAAAATGATGATTGAACGGGCGGAATCAATGGGGGTGATGTGGCGTGAGCAGGCGGCACAGCTCCAAGCCCGTGATTGGCAGATGGAGTTTGATGCGGTGAATAATCCACAACTCGAATATCCCGAGTATTACGTCAAACCGTTTCATGCCTATAACGAGGGCAATCTGGGCTGGTCTCCGGCGACAGAAGTCGAACTTGCGGCCTATGCAGTGCATGCTCGAATTTGGTCGGATTCGGGTGTGAATGGTGATCCGCTGTTGCGCCAGAGTTTTCATGATGTGTTGAAACAGGCGGTGGTCGATCCTCCGCACGATATGGTTGATTTGGGCTGTGGGGTAGGGATGAGTACCTTTGCGTTGCAAGATACTTTTCCGGGTTCACAGATTACAGGTGCTGACCTGTCGCCATATTTCTTGGCCGTAGCGCAGTATCGCACTGCCCTACGTCAAGCCGGTAAGGGAAACGGTTTACAGCTTCAAGTTTGTGAGCCGAATCAGCAATCGGCGCCAACTTGGGTTCATGCCGCCGCTGAATCAACCGGTTTACCAGCCGCTTCCTATGATTTAGTGTCGTCTTGTTTGGTCTTTCATGAGTTGCCCCAGGCTGTATCAGTGCAAATTATTCAAGAGGCAAAGCGGCTGTTGCGACCCGGTGGTTATCTCGCGATTATGGATATGAATCCACGATCGGCGGTTTTTCTGAAGATGCCGCCCTATATTTTGACGCTGCTTAAGAGTACAGAGCCTTATCTTGATGAATATTTTCGTTTGGATTTGTGCGAGGCGATCGTGACTGCTGGATTTGAATCACCTAAAGTGGTGTGTAATACACCGCGGCATCGGACGATCGTGGCGCAGTTGCCCAGTGTTTAG
- a CDS encoding DUF4351 domain-containing protein, whose amino-acid sequence MEAILRFFRQLPFFQKFQLQNVQSNVQSTLMIQQLSRIIGPIAPVQQQRIKQLSPSQMDALAQAADNLSTPDDLADWLSSQGV is encoded by the coding sequence ATGGAAGCGATTCTGCGATTTTTTCGTCAACTCCCATTTTTTCAGAAGTTTCAGCTTCAGAACGTGCAGTCGAATGTTCAGAGTACGTTGATGATTCAGCAGCTCAGTCGGATTATTGGGCCGATCGCGCCGGTCCAACAGCAACGGATCAAACAGCTATCCCCATCTCAAATGGATGCCTTGGCTCAAGCTGCCGATAATTTATCAACCCCGGATGATTTGGCTGATTGGTTGTCATCTCAGGGTGTTTAG
- a CDS encoding methyltransferase domain-containing protein, which yields MQCKICGSTSHPFGQAAFLGKYAVSYYQCESCRFVQTEDPYWLDEAYQDAISGSDIGLVSRNLNLSNVARFLIAKYFDANGTFLDYGGGYGLFVRLMRDAGFDFNWFDQYCENLFAQDFIGKLENHYELITAFELFEHLVNPIETLQTLSKSAHSIFFSTSLLPANNPPPGEWWYYAPHEGQHIAIYTYESLVQLAQTLGYNLYSDRQSLHLLTQKTLPDDLFDTLFAEMPPAMQRESLLNIDANHVFMQRQQVVQEAIEPETAAVELESPLIVIDGVFFQLYETGIARVWQSLLAEWAQQDFGRHILVLDRANTAPKIEGITYQQIPEFNYQTIDADRDLLQTVCDDVGADIFMSTYYTTPRSTPSVFMAYDMIPEMLGADLSQPMWVAKHTAIQQAVAAISISENTAKDLATVISADRHYPITAARCGVNPIFHPASPEAILQFKAKFGIQKPYFMLVGAGLGYKNSQLFFQALNQLPSRQAFAVVCTGPSSALLKEFQAWIPDVTIHAVRLSDAELATAYSGAIALAYPSKYEGFGLPLVEAMAAACPIITCANASIPEVAGDAAIYVNDSDISEMADALLEVQKPSTRARLIERGLKQVQQFNWPDMASTIQTVLLNTATTQATKAITANHLLQINWQQSEETIANELGHFLSHLLSSSTNLTETKFFIDATTIDAETADAIVSFVAMNLMMDDRLTMTEEPNLELLSRVTNIQWQMLKPTLKSRIQLSPTIAHSIANHDLGDIPIDNQYCIANV from the coding sequence ATGCAATGTAAAATCTGTGGATCGACTTCCCACCCGTTCGGTCAAGCAGCTTTCCTCGGCAAATATGCCGTCAGCTATTATCAATGCGAAAGCTGTCGATTTGTCCAAACCGAAGATCCCTACTGGCTCGATGAAGCCTACCAAGATGCCATTAGTGGTAGCGACATTGGGTTAGTGTCACGTAACCTCAATTTGTCGAATGTCGCCCGCTTTCTGATTGCCAAATACTTTGATGCCAATGGCACCTTCCTCGATTATGGCGGCGGGTATGGACTATTTGTGCGCTTGATGCGGGATGCGGGATTTGACTTCAATTGGTTTGACCAGTACTGCGAGAATTTGTTTGCCCAAGACTTCATCGGCAAACTCGAAAATCACTATGAATTAATCACGGCGTTTGAGCTGTTTGAGCATTTAGTAAATCCAATCGAAACGCTGCAAACCCTCAGCAAAAGTGCCCATAGCATCTTCTTTAGCACTTCATTACTGCCAGCCAACAATCCACCGCCTGGCGAGTGGTGGTATTACGCACCGCATGAAGGCCAACACATTGCCATTTACACCTATGAATCGCTCGTCCAGCTCGCCCAAACGCTAGGCTATAACCTGTACTCCGATCGTCAGTCGCTTCACTTACTGACCCAGAAGACCCTACCAGACGACTTATTTGATACCCTATTTGCCGAAATGCCCCCAGCGATGCAGCGGGAATCACTGCTCAATATCGATGCCAATCATGTCTTTATGCAGCGCCAACAGGTGGTGCAGGAAGCAATCGAGCCAGAAACAGCGGCAGTCGAACTTGAGTCACCCTTAATTGTGATTGATGGGGTCTTTTTTCAGCTTTATGAAACGGGGATTGCCCGGGTCTGGCAATCACTATTGGCCGAATGGGCACAGCAGGATTTCGGTCGACATATTTTAGTACTCGATCGAGCCAATACTGCCCCCAAGATTGAAGGCATTACTTATCAACAAATTCCAGAGTTTAACTATCAAACGATCGATGCCGATCGTGACTTGCTCCAGACCGTTTGCGATGATGTGGGCGCTGATATATTTATGTCGACTTATTACACAACACCGCGATCGACACCTTCGGTATTTATGGCCTATGACATGATTCCCGAAATGCTCGGCGCGGATCTGAGTCAACCGATGTGGGTCGCAAAACATACAGCGATTCAACAGGCAGTCGCGGCCATTAGTATTTCTGAAAATACGGCCAAAGATCTGGCCACGGTTATTTCCGCCGATCGTCACTACCCGATTACCGCCGCCCGCTGCGGCGTCAACCCCATTTTTCACCCCGCATCGCCTGAAGCGATTTTGCAATTCAAAGCCAAGTTTGGGATTCAAAAACCTTACTTCATGCTGGTCGGCGCCGGACTAGGGTACAAAAATTCCCAGCTATTTTTCCAAGCCCTGAATCAATTGCCCAGTCGCCAGGCATTTGCGGTGGTTTGCACCGGGCCAAGCAGTGCCCTGCTGAAAGAATTTCAAGCCTGGATTCCCGATGTCACCATTCATGCGGTCCGACTATCCGATGCCGAACTAGCAACGGCCTACAGTGGCGCGATCGCCTTAGCTTACCCTTCAAAATATGAAGGATTTGGCCTACCGCTGGTCGAAGCGATGGCTGCCGCCTGCCCCATCATCACCTGCGCCAATGCTTCAATTCCTGAAGTCGCAGGCGATGCAGCAATTTACGTAAATGATAGTGATATTAGCGAAATGGCCGATGCGCTCCTAGAAGTGCAGAAACCCAGCACCAGGGCGAGACTGATCGAGCGCGGTTTAAAGCAAGTGCAACAATTCAATTGGCCCGATATGGCCAGTACGATTCAAACCGTTTTGCTCAATACAGCCACCACACAAGCAACCAAGGCAATTACCGCAAATCATTTATTACAGATTAACTGGCAACAGTCAGAAGAAACGATCGCCAACGAACTAGGGCACTTCCTCAGCCACCTACTCAGCAGCTCCACCAACCTTACGGAGACGAAGTTTTTCATCGATGCAACCACGATCGATGCCGAAACAGCCGACGCGATCGTCAGCTTCGTCGCCATGAACTTGATGATGGATGATCGCCTAACCATGACGGAAGAACCGAATTTAGAGTTACTCAGTCGCGTCACGAATATCCAATGGCAAATGCTCAAACCAACCCTCAAATCCCGCATTCAGCTCAGCCCCACAATTGCCCATAGCATTGCCAATCATGATCTAGGGGATATTCCCATTGATAATCAATACTGCATTGCAAATGTCTAA
- a CDS encoding ribonuclease J — translation MSQTESALKVIPLGGLHEIGKNTLVFEYEDEILLYDAGLSFPTEGMHGVNIVLPDTTYLRENRDKIKGMVVTHGHEDHIGGIAFHLKQVDIPVIYGPRLALALLRGKLQEAGVEDRTELRTVAPRDFIRIGKHFLVEFIRNTHSMADSFTVAIHTPKGIIIQTGDFKFDHTPVDGEKFDIQRLAEYGEKGVLCLISDSTNSEVPGFTPSEGSVFPNLDRVFSQAKARLMVTTFASSVHRVNMILQLAEKHGRSVAILGRSMLNVIAHARTLGYIRCKDSTIIPLNSIHKLPDHKVLILMTGSQGEPMAALTRISRQEHRQVKIKDSDTVVFSANPIPGNTISVVNVIDRLMMQGAKVIYGKAHGIHVSGHGCQEDQKWMIALTKPKFFLPVHGEHRMLVKHSQTAQSMGVPAENMVIIENGDIVELTEDSIRKHGKVPSGIELIDTSRSGIVTSKVLEERQQIAGDGAVTIVSTVTEEGKLFAKPEMHLRGVVSSVDRGALQTRIQESIAIVLNERWTEFARKLPGSDKIDIDWAGLQVQMEREVNRLLKRELQSNPMLVFLMQSPDAEGAAKLSKARRQATPKPEPKRGSAKPAKSVKPVVAGSAKPVVEKKKVIPAPKAEAANPIAEAASSTAPTRRRRTRSSATKV, via the coding sequence ATGAGTCAAACTGAATCCGCGCTGAAAGTCATTCCCCTTGGTGGATTGCACGAAATTGGTAAGAATACCCTCGTGTTCGAGTACGAAGATGAAATTCTGCTATACGATGCGGGTTTGTCGTTCCCGACTGAGGGAATGCACGGTGTCAATATTGTGCTGCCAGATACGACTTATCTGCGCGAGAATCGTGACAAGATTAAGGGCATGGTGGTCACCCACGGTCATGAAGACCATATTGGTGGAATTGCCTTTCATCTGAAGCAAGTCGATATTCCAGTAATTTATGGCCCCCGTCTGGCATTGGCATTGCTGCGTGGCAAGTTGCAGGAAGCCGGCGTTGAGGATCGCACCGAGTTGCGTACTGTGGCGCCGCGTGACTTTATCCGAATTGGTAAGCATTTCCTCGTTGAGTTTATTCGCAACACTCACTCCATGGCGGATAGCTTTACTGTGGCGATCCACACGCCGAAGGGAATTATCATTCAAACCGGTGACTTCAAGTTTGATCACACGCCAGTTGATGGTGAGAAGTTCGATATTCAGCGCTTGGCGGAATACGGTGAGAAAGGCGTGCTTTGCCTGATTAGTGATTCAACTAACTCAGAGGTACCTGGTTTCACGCCTTCTGAGGGGTCAGTCTTCCCGAATCTCGATCGTGTATTTTCCCAGGCAAAAGCGCGACTGATGGTCACGACATTTGCTTCATCGGTGCATCGCGTCAATATGATTCTGCAGTTGGCGGAAAAGCATGGCCGTTCTGTGGCAATTTTGGGCCGATCAATGCTGAATGTGATTGCCCATGCGCGCACCTTGGGCTACATCCGCTGTAAGGATTCCACGATTATTCCGCTGAATAGTATTCACAAATTGCCGGACCATAAGGTCTTGATTTTGATGACCGGTTCCCAGGGTGAGCCAATGGCTGCCCTAACCCGGATTTCGCGTCAAGAGCACCGTCAGGTGAAGATTAAAGATAGTGATACGGTTGTGTTCTCAGCCAACCCGATTCCAGGCAATACGATTTCGGTGGTTAATGTCATCGATCGGTTGATGATGCAGGGTGCGAAGGTGATCTATGGTAAGGCCCATGGAATTCACGTTTCGGGCCATGGTTGCCAAGAGGATCAAAAGTGGATGATCGCTTTGACCAAGCCGAAGTTCTTCTTGCCGGTTCACGGTGAGCATCGGATGTTGGTGAAGCATAGTCAGACAGCACAATCGATGGGTGTGCCAGCTGAGAATATGGTCATTATCGAAAATGGCGATATTGTTGAGTTGACTGAAGATTCGATTCGTAAGCACGGTAAAGTGCCGTCCGGCATTGAGCTGATTGATACCTCGCGTTCAGGTATTGTGACGAGCAAGGTCTTGGAAGAGCGGCAGCAGATTGCCGGTGACGGTGCGGTGACAATCGTCTCCACTGTGACGGAAGAGGGCAAATTGTTTGCGAAGCCAGAAATGCATCTACGGGGTGTGGTCAGCAGTGTTGATCGTGGTGCCCTGCAGACACGTATTCAGGAAAGCATTGCGATCGTGCTCAATGAGCGTTGGACTGAGTTCGCTCGTAAGTTGCCGGGCAGCGACAAGATTGATATTGACTGGGCTGGTTTGCAGGTGCAGATGGAGCGAGAAGTGAATCGTCTCTTGAAGCGTGAGCTGCAAAGTAACCCGATGCTAGTCTTCTTGATGCAGAGTCCAGACGCTGAAGGTGCGGCAAAGCTGAGCAAGGCGCGTCGTCAAGCCACGCCGAAGCCAGAGCCAAAACGCGGTTCTGCAAAGCCGGCTAAGTCGGTGAAACCAGTGGTAGCTGGTTCCGCGAAGCCAGTCGTGGAGAAGAAGAAGGTAATACCGGCGCCGAAGGCGGAAGCCGCTAACCCAATTGCAGAAGCTGCCAGTTCGACGGCTCCAACCCGTCGTCGTCGGACACGCTCTAGTGCCACTAAAGTTTAG
- the dapA gene encoding 4-hydroxy-tetrahydrodipicolinate synthase: protein MTFGRVLTAMITPFDQDGAVNYAETEKIAAYLSDHGTDTVVVCGTTGESPTLTWDEEFALFKVVKSAVAGKAKVMAGTGSNSTSEAIEATQKAASLGLDGSLQVVPYYNKPPQEGLYQHFRAIAEASEMPIMLYNVPGRTSQNLLPETVARLAELPNIVAIKEASGNLDQASHIRRLTPTEFGIYSGDDSLTLPLLSVGGCGVVSVASHLVGNDLQQMIQLFEQGQVKKACEIHLKLLPLCKSLFVTTNPIPLKSAMRLTGWNVGECRSPLCEADDDVVEMLRQTLSGLSLL from the coding sequence GTGACATTTGGACGAGTACTGACGGCGATGATTACGCCATTTGACCAAGATGGCGCAGTGAACTATGCGGAGACGGAAAAAATTGCCGCCTATTTATCTGATCACGGTACGGATACCGTAGTGGTCTGTGGTACAACGGGGGAGTCCCCCACCCTGACTTGGGATGAAGAATTTGCCCTATTTAAAGTTGTAAAGTCGGCTGTGGCGGGGAAAGCTAAAGTCATGGCAGGGACTGGCTCGAATTCTACCAGTGAGGCAATTGAGGCGACCCAAAAAGCGGCTAGCTTAGGGCTGGATGGTTCGTTGCAAGTTGTGCCTTACTACAACAAACCCCCTCAAGAAGGTTTATATCAGCATTTTCGGGCGATCGCTGAAGCCTCAGAAATGCCGATTATGCTTTACAATGTGCCGGGTCGGACAAGCCAAAATCTGCTGCCAGAAACGGTGGCGAGATTGGCGGAGTTGCCGAATATTGTGGCGATTAAAGAAGCAAGTGGAAACCTTGATCAAGCCAGCCATATTCGCCGGTTAACCCCGACCGAATTCGGTATTTACTCGGGCGATGATTCGCTCACCTTGCCGTTACTATCCGTTGGTGGATGTGGTGTGGTCAGTGTGGCGAGTCACTTGGTCGGTAATGACTTACAGCAGATGATTCAGCTATTTGAGCAAGGCCAGGTAAAAAAAGCCTGCGAAATTCATCTAAAGCTGCTACCCTTATGTAAGTCGCTCTTCGTCACAACAAATCCCATTCCGCTGAAGTCGGCGATGAGGCTAACAGGATGGAATGTCGGTGAATGTCGTTCGCCACTATGTGAAGCTGATGATGACGTTGTCGAAATGTTGCGGCAGACACTTTCCGGTTTAAGTCTCCTGTAG
- a CDS encoding aspartate-semialdehyde dehydrogenase, which produces MGQSYRVAILGATGAVGTELLALLEERNFPLSELKLLASPRSAGKKLKFKGEELTIEAVSESAFEGMDFVLASAGGSTSKAWADAIVKAGAVMVDNSSAFRMDPQVPLVVPEVNPAAAQNHQGIIANPNCTTILMCVALQPLHDIQPIRRIVVSTYQSASGAGARAMEEVKQQTQAILNGETPPTESFPYPLAFNLFPHNTTINDQGYCEEEMKMVNETRKIMSVPDLKVTATCIRVPVLRAHAESINLEFDQPFDLAAARQAIAKAPGAELLEDWEKNYFPMPIDASGKDDVLVGRIRQDISNPNGLELWLCGDQIRKGAALNAVQIAELVAQNNWLERPAASA; this is translated from the coding sequence TTGGGTCAGTCTTATCGCGTCGCTATATTAGGTGCGACGGGGGCCGTTGGTACCGAATTGCTGGCGCTCCTCGAAGAGCGTAATTTTCCCCTGAGCGAGCTGAAGCTCCTAGCTTCTCCCCGATCCGCTGGGAAAAAGTTGAAATTCAAAGGCGAAGAGTTGACGATCGAAGCAGTGAGCGAGAGCGCCTTTGAAGGGATGGACTTTGTCCTCGCTTCTGCTGGCGGATCCACCTCTAAGGCGTGGGCGGATGCGATTGTGAAAGCCGGTGCGGTGATGGTTGATAATTCGAGCGCCTTTCGGATGGATCCGCAGGTTCCATTGGTTGTGCCTGAGGTGAATCCGGCTGCGGCACAGAACCACCAGGGGATTATTGCTAATCCGAATTGCACCACAATTTTGATGTGTGTGGCATTGCAGCCGTTGCACGATATTCAGCCGATCCGGCGCATCGTTGTTTCGACTTATCAGTCAGCCAGTGGTGCTGGTGCGCGGGCGATGGAAGAAGTGAAGCAGCAGACCCAGGCAATCCTGAATGGGGAGACGCCGCCGACGGAATCTTTCCCATATCCATTGGCCTTTAACCTCTTTCCGCATAACACCACGATCAATGATCAGGGGTATTGCGAGGAGGAAATGAAGATGGTGAATGAGACCCGTAAAATTATGAGCGTGCCGGATCTGAAAGTGACGGCGACTTGTATTCGTGTGCCGGTATTGCGGGCCCACGCTGAGTCGATCAATTTGGAGTTTGATCAGCCGTTTGATTTAGCCGCGGCCCGTCAAGCGATCGCCAAGGCGCCGGGGGCAGAACTGCTGGAGGATTGGGAGAAAAATTACTTCCCGATGCCGATCGACGCCAGCGGCAAAGATGATGTTTTGGTGGGTCGGATTCGCCAAGACATTTCTAATCCGAATGGTTTGGAACTCTGGCTCTGCGGCGACCAAATTCGTAAAGGTGCGGCCTTGAATGCGGTACAGATTGCAGAACTGGTCGCCCAAAATAACTGGTTGGAACGTCCGGCTGCGTCAGCTTAA